GTCCTCTCCAAGTTTGATATTAATCTTTCTTTTTTTCATATACAACTACCCTCTGATACTTTCTGTTTTATGTGATATTTTGACATAAATATAATTTAAAATGAGACACCCTATGAAATTGATTATAAGATAGTTTATCTGTAACTCTTTTATAATAAGTAATTTATACATAATCATCTGTATTACAGCAATTAAAATAATATTAAATTTACTATAAGAGAGATTTTCAAATATATAAGTTACTACTCCATAGCTTACAAGAAGTATAACAAAAAACCTTAAAAAATAATCTGTTTGCAGTGATAATAGAAGAGAAATCAATGAAATATATAAAAGATTTCTCTTCTGTTTTAAATTCACTAAATAGATAAAAAACGACAGTGTAATGATATATATATTTCCATTAAATGGCAAACTATTTTCTATTAAAATTCCTAATAACGAGATTATATATATCATTTCCTACCCTCTTCTAGTTTATAATAACTCTTACTTTATTTTTAAGTGTATCTCTTTCAATCATATCAGTGATACCAAGTGTCTTAGCTATCTTGTATGCAATAAAGAAATCTTCTGCAGCATACTCAACTATTTTCTTATCTGATTTTGTTCCCTCTTTTTCAACAGTTACTTTCTTATATCCAGCCTTTTTCAAATCATCTACAGTTGCCTGAACACCAGGTCCTTTACCTGTTACTTCAACTTCAAAATTTACATTTTCCTCTTTACCTAATACCACTACTACATTTGCAAGTGTTGGTACAGTTGGATCTTTTTGAATTTTAAAGTATTTTTCATTTAACTGCATTATGATATCTTCAGCTTTTTCTGTTGATATATCATTTAGTATAATGTAGCTCTCTTCAAGATTTGTCTCATAGTTTGCTGCATTATATTTCATTCCAAGATTTTTCTTAATAGTTTCTCCAGTTCTTCTTGCATAACCATTTCTACCATTAGCATTTAGAACATCAACTATTATATTCTCATTTAACTCATTAACTTTCTCTTTTTCATTATATAAACTGTCAAACATTGAATAAAGACTTGAAGTTAAAATGTATCTTTTATTATTTATAACAGTTTCAGGTATATTCTTTTGATTTTTTACATTCAGATTTACCTGTCCATATTTTACAACCATATAGTTTGTAACTGGTTCTGGGAGTATCTTATTTACTGTTTCCAAAACTGTTTCATGGCTTCCTGTGCTCACTAAATCTTTTACAGTTTTTTCCTTATCAATATTGATATCATAAGGAATCTTCACTGCTAATTTGTCTTTGTACACAGCTATTAAATTTTCTTTCCCCTGGATTAGATAGCTACTATTTTTATCAAGATCAGGATTTTTTCTCAAAGAATTTACAAATAAAAACCCTGCCAAAGCTGCTATTATCACCAATACTACAAATATTGCTCTCAATCTCTTATTCATACGCTAGTAACATCTCCTTTTCAATTGTATTTATTGTGACTCTTTGTATCCTGTTTAAAAGAGATTCATCCCCTTTAAATTTTACCCTTAAGTAGTTCTCACTATATCCAAATAAAAAGTCTCCTATTTTCTCTTCTACCAGCACATCCAACTCTTTGCCAATATATTTTTCACGTTCTCTATGAGCCATGATCTTCTTTAGATGTTCAAGTCTGTCTGATCTCTCTTTTTTTATCTTTGGATCCACCTTATTTTCAAGTGTGCTTGCAATTGTGTTCTCTCTATCAGAGTATTGGAAAATATGAATTCCTGAAAATCCAATCTTATCTATTATCTTGTAAGAGTTTAAAAACATATCCTCTGTCTCTCCTGGAAAACCAACAATAATATCTGCTGTGTATTCCATCTTCTCAACAGCATTTTTTAATTTAAGCAGTCTCTCCTCTATAAGATCACTTCCATATTTTCTTCTCATCATCTTAAGCACTGTGTCATCACATGATTGAAGTGAAATATGAAGATGTGGCATAAGATTTGGATATTTCTTAAATAGATCGATAAATCTATCTGATATCTTATCTGGATAAACTGATCCAATTCTTACTCTTTCCACTCCAGGAACTTTTAAAATCTCTTCTAAAAGATCCTCAAAATCTATATTTTCAGGAAGATCTTCCCCATAGGCACCAAGATTTATTCCAATAAGAATTATCTCTTTAAATCCCTCACCTACAAGTTTTTCAATCTCTCTTATTATATTCTCTTTCTTTCTTGATCTGCTTCTTCCTCTTGCAAAAGGTATCTTGCAATATGAACAGAAGTTATTACATCCATCCTGGATTTTCACATAGGCTCTGGACATCTCTCTTAGAGTTGCAAACTCATATTCAGTATATTCATGTTCATCAAAAATATTGTCATTTTTCACTCTATCTAAAGTTCTATTTTCAATATCTTCAATAAAATTTACTATCCCTTTTTTATATCTATTTCCTACTACATAGTCAATCTCTTCCATCTCAAGAAGATCTTTACTGTTAGTCTGAGCATAACATCCAGTTACAATTACCTTGCTATGAGGATTTAACTTCTTAGCTCTTCTTAACATATTTCTTGTTTTTCTATCTGCTACACTTGTAACAGTACATGAATTGACTATATAAATATCTGCTTCCTCTTCAAATGGAGTCTCTATATACCCTTTTTGGATAAGCTGATTTTTTATACTCTCTGTTTCATACTGATTTACTTTACAACCTAGAGTATAAAAAGCTACTCTCTTACTGAAATTCATTTATTAATACTCCTCCTACTACAATAGAGGCAGTCTCTGCTCTCAAAATTCTTTTTCCTAAGGTAACAATATTTGCACCTTTTTCTTTTAAATAATCAATTTCACTGGTATCAAAACCACCTTCAGGACCGATTATATAAAGAACTTTATTTATATTATCTCCCTGTTTTCTCAAAAGATTTTTTAAAGTATATTCCTCTTCACACTCATAAGGAACAACTACCAGATCATAGCTATCTAAATCAAGTTCCTCAATTTTTTTAATCTCATCAATTATAAGGGGTTTAACTCCCTGACACTGTTTTAGTGCCTCTCTTACAACTAAGTCCCATTTATCTTTCTTCTCACTTAACTTTACAACACCACGTTTTGCTGCAACAGGTATTATCTTATGTACCCCTATCTCAGTAAGCTTTTGTATAGTGAGATCCATCTTATCATTTTTTAATATTCCTATAGCTGCATCTATCTGAGTCTTAGTAGAATATCTGTCTTCAAAAATCTCCTTTATTTGAAGTACAACCTCTTTTTTAGAGATATCTTCAACTTCACAGATATACTCTTTCTCTCCATCTACAGCTCTTATCTCTTCACCAATTTTAACTCTAAAAGCATTTTTTATATGATTTACATCGCTTTTGTCATCAACTATTATTTTATTTTCTCTAATATTATTACTTGTTATTATAACACTTATCATAGGATTCTCCTATATTATATCTTTGTTTTTTATAAACTCATCCAGAGTTGTCTCTTCTAAAATCTTTGTCATTGCATTATCAAGTTTATTCCATATGCATTTTCCACCACATGTAAGTTCACTGCACGCAGCTTTATGCTCTTCACTTTCATTGCAATCTATAACTCTTTCCTCTTCATCAAGTATTTTATAAAGTTGGTGTAAAGTTACAAGTTTTGGCTCTTGAACAAGTCTATAACCACCATTTGGTCCTCTTTTTCCTTCAATTATATTTTCATTTTTCAACTTAAAAAGTATCTGTTCTAAATACTGAACAGATATATCTTGAGCATCTGCTATCTCTTTTATTCTTACAAGTTTTTTTTCTGTGCTGTTCTCAGCTATATATACTAATGCTTTCAGTCCATATCTAACTCTAGTGCTTATCTTCATTTGTATCCTGCTCCTTTGATATTTTAAAATGTTTGTAAGCCTTTTCAGTAACTACTCTTCCTCTACTTGTTCTTTTTATATATCCTATTTTTACTAAGAAAGGCTCATATACCTCTTCCAAGGTTCTTTTATCTTCTCCAAGAAGCAAAGAAAGTGTCTCTATTCCTACAGGTCCTCCACCATAATTTTCAATTATCGATGTTATTATATCCCTATCCAAATCATCAAGTCCTGCTGAATCTATTCTCAATATTTTCAATGCCTCAATTGATATACTTTTGTTAATAATTCCATCCCCACGTATTTCACAGTAGTCTCTTACTCTCTTAAGAAGTCTATTGGCTATTCTAGGTGTTCCTCTGCTACGACTGGCAAGCTCCATAGCACCATCTTTTTCAACTTTAACTCCCAGAATCTTTCCACCTCTTAATATGATCTCTGCCAACTCTTCCTCATTGTAGTATTCCATTCTATGGCTTACTCCAAATCTATCTCTTAAAGGTGAACTCAAAAGTCCAGCCTTAGTAGTAGCTCCAATAAGTGTAAAATTAGGAAGCTCTATTCTTATTGAACGGGCAGATGGTCCCTTACCGATGATTATATCCAACTCTCCATCTTCCATAGCAGGATAAAGTATCTCCTCTA
This genomic stretch from Fusobacterium sp. DD2 harbors:
- a CDS encoding LytR C-terminal domain-containing protein, which translates into the protein MNKRLRAIFVVLVIIAALAGFLFVNSLRKNPDLDKNSSYLIQGKENLIAVYKDKLAVKIPYDINIDKEKTVKDLVSTGSHETVLETVNKILPEPVTNYMVVKYGQVNLNVKNQKNIPETVINNKRYILTSSLYSMFDSLYNEKEKVNELNENIIVDVLNANGRNGYARRTGETIKKNLGMKYNAANYETNLEESYIILNDISTEKAEDIIMQLNEKYFKIQKDPTVPTLANVVVVLGKEENVNFEVEVTGKGPGVQATVDDLKKAGYKKVTVEKEGTKSDKKIVEYAAEDFFIAYKIAKTLGITDMIERDTLKNKVRVIIN
- a CDS encoding 16S rRNA (uracil(1498)-N(3))-methyltransferase, which produces MISVIITSNNIRENKIIVDDKSDVNHIKNAFRVKIGEEIRAVDGEKEYICEVEDISKKEVVLQIKEIFEDRYSTKTQIDAAIGILKNDKMDLTIQKLTEIGVHKIIPVAAKRGVVKLSEKKDKWDLVVREALKQCQGVKPLIIDEIKKIEELDLDSYDLVVVPYECEEEYTLKNLLRKQGDNINKVLYIIGPEGGFDTSEIDYLKEKGANIVTLGKRILRAETASIVVGGVLINEFQ
- the mtaB gene encoding tRNA (N(6)-L-threonylcarbamoyladenosine(37)-C(2))-methylthiotransferase MtaB; this encodes MNFSKRVAFYTLGCKVNQYETESIKNQLIQKGYIETPFEEEADIYIVNSCTVTSVADRKTRNMLRRAKKLNPHSKVIVTGCYAQTNSKDLLEMEEIDYVVGNRYKKGIVNFIEDIENRTLDRVKNDNIFDEHEYTEYEFATLREMSRAYVKIQDGCNNFCSYCKIPFARGRSRSRKKENIIREIEKLVGEGFKEIILIGINLGAYGEDLPENIDFEDLLEEILKVPGVERVRIGSVYPDKISDRFIDLFKKYPNLMPHLHISLQSCDDTVLKMMRRKYGSDLIEERLLKLKNAVEKMEYTADIIVGFPGETEDMFLNSYKIIDKIGFSGIHIFQYSDRENTIASTLENKVDPKIKKERSDRLEHLKKIMAHREREKYIGKELDVLVEEKIGDFLFGYSENYLRVKFKGDESLLNRIQRVTINTIEKEMLLAYE
- the ruvB gene encoding Holliday junction branch migration DNA helicase RuvB, which gives rise to MDNDVEVQKSLRPKSFAEYIGQSSLKEKMSIYIEAAKRRGGSIDHILLYGPPGLGKTTLAGVIANEMGANLRITSGPVLERAGDLAAILTSLEENDILFIDEIHRLNTSVEEILYPAMEDGELDIIIGKGPSARSIRIELPNFTLIGATTKAGLLSSPLRDRFGVSHRMEYYNEEELAEIILRGGKILGVKVEKDGAMELASRSRGTPRIANRLLKRVRDYCEIRGDGIINKSISIEALKILRIDSAGLDDLDRDIITSIIENYGGGPVGIETLSLLLGEDKRTLEEVYEPFLVKIGYIKRTSRGRVVTEKAYKHFKISKEQDTNEDKH
- a CDS encoding Rrf2 family transcriptional regulator → MKISTRVRYGLKALVYIAENSTEKKLVRIKEIADAQDISVQYLEQILFKLKNENIIEGKRGPNGGYRLVQEPKLVTLHQLYKILDEEERVIDCNESEEHKAACSELTCGGKCIWNKLDNAMTKILEETTLDEFIKNKDII